One window of Microcoleus vaginatus PCC 9802 genomic DNA carries:
- a CDS encoding NACHT domain-containing protein, with protein sequence MTTPIPQNFVQTIAKQRGVTDAELETVFMALDGQSTATIATKLGISDIAVRKRLGEVYKKFQIGGNGPGKLSELRHQLLFSYHTDQGTSDFSRGKGSLLKMAILSEGFANGHRQEDWGQAPDVSVFYGRTEELTTLKQWIVSDNCRLVALLGLAGSGKTTLSVQLAKQVQNEFDFVIWRSLRSTPAPSDFLGSLIQLFSNQQKPDVPIDLNSKISRLVEYLRKHRCLVILDDFEAVLRPEELAGHYREGYEGYRDLIVRLCEVNHNSCLLLVSSEEPTELALLAGEKVRSLKPAISEEIAREIFQEKGLSAQDKELEILLSRYGGNLLALKIVATTINEFFEGNVLKLLEATALFIEEHISNLLAQQFDRMSSSEQDIAYWIAIAQSQISLATLREQMLANSSLSDLLKNLDSLGRRSLIEKISEGGETVFMLQPLIGQYVTDRLVDQIRAEVLETVKTQGIERMRLLKTHKLRINLAKPKGDKGEPSSSTLALLKNRLQVLFVKTTGSEEPLNILKKVASDQEDKSILEVGYARENLAQIISEIQR encoded by the coding sequence TTGACTACTCCGATTCCTCAAAACTTTGTGCAAACGATCGCCAAACAGCGCGGCGTCACAGATGCCGAGTTAGAAACTGTGTTTATGGCTCTCGACGGTCAATCTACGGCGACGATCGCCACAAAGCTTGGCATTAGCGACATCGCCGTTCGCAAAAGACTCGGCGAAGTTTACAAAAAGTTTCAGATCGGGGGGAACGGCCCTGGAAAGCTTTCGGAATTGAGGCATCAGTTGCTGTTTTCATACCACACCGATCAGGGAACGAGCGATTTTAGTCGAGGTAAAGGCTCTCTATTGAAGATGGCGATCCTCTCCGAGGGCTTCGCTAACGGACACCGACAGGAAGATTGGGGCCAAGCACCGGATGTTTCGGTTTTTTACGGACGGACTGAAGAATTAACTACTTTAAAGCAGTGGATTGTATCAGATAATTGTCGCCTGGTAGCGCTGCTGGGTTTGGCTGGTAGCGGCAAAACAACTCTGTCGGTGCAGTTGGCAAAACAGGTACAAAATGAGTTTGATTTTGTGATTTGGCGATCGCTGCGATCGACACCCGCACCATCCGACTTCCTAGGGAGCTTAATTCAACTTTTTTCTAACCAACAAAAACCCGATGTACCCATCGACCTCAACAGCAAAATTTCGCGCTTGGTCGAGTATCTGCGGAAACACCGCTGTCTGGTAATTTTAGACGATTTTGAAGCAGTTCTCAGACCCGAAGAATTAGCGGGACACTACCGGGAAGGCTACGAAGGATATCGAGATTTAATTGTACGGCTGTGTGAGGTCAATCACAATAGCTGTTTACTGCTAGTGAGTTCGGAAGAACCTACGGAACTGGCTTTGCTGGCGGGAGAAAAAGTGCGGTCTTTAAAACCTGCTATTTCCGAGGAAATAGCGCGGGAAATTTTCCAAGAAAAAGGTTTGTCGGCTCAAGATAAAGAGTTGGAAATCTTGTTATCCCGGTACGGAGGCAATCTGTTAGCATTAAAGATTGTAGCGACAACAATTAATGAGTTTTTCGAGGGAAATGTTTTAAAGCTTTTGGAAGCAACGGCGTTATTTATTGAAGAACATATCAGCAATTTGCTGGCGCAGCAGTTCGATCGAATGTCGAGTTCCGAACAAGATATTGCCTACTGGATTGCTATTGCTCAAAGCCAGATTTCTCTGGCAACTTTACGAGAGCAGATGTTGGCCAATTCATCGCTTTCAGATTTGCTAAAAAATCTCGATTCTCTGGGTCGTCGTTCGCTGATTGAAAAAATTAGTGAGGGCGGGGAAACTGTTTTTATGCTTCAGCCTTTGATCGGGCAATATGTAACCGACAGATTAGTCGATCAGATTCGAGCGGAGGTTTTGGAGACGGTTAAGACCCAAGGAATAGAAAGAATGCGGCTGTTGAAAACTCACAAATTGAGAATCAACCTTGCTAAACCAAAAGGGGATAAAGGCGAACCAAGTAGCTCTACTTTAGCATTATTAAAAAATCGGTTGCAAGTGTTGTTTGTGAAGACGACAGGCTCTGAAGAACCGCTAAATATCTTGAAGAAAGTTGCCTCTGATCAGGAGGATAAATCGATTCTTGAGGTGGGATATGCTAGGGAGAATCTGGCGCAAATTATTTCAGAAATTCAGCGATAA
- a CDS encoding ABC transporter ATP-binding protein/permease, with protein sequence MNRFDRQLWQRFIAIAQPYFYPLEPGGGRIFLGLVALLLIFLFAAMFVLVSAVCLGTQVLFPEFVNSIAAGLVTLLKGIINSPAIAIVALMLILPFSAFVFFKGRLIPQWQSWALLALLLLLSLSVSGLNVIISYVSNFFDTALAKKDQLNYWKYLFVYASVFVVGTPIVVIYRYTQDKLGLYWREWMTNKFLDKYFQNRAYYEINSHKEIDNPDQRISEDVRSFTRTSLSFMLIILGSIVDIISFTGILWSISKELSIFLIIYAIVGTTATLVFGQRLVPLNFEQLKKEANFRYGLVHIRDNAESIAFYGGEEQESFQIKQRFVEVFRNFNLLIGWQRNLDYFTTGYGYAVVIIPALFLAPTYFADQSGTIEFGDISQAGFAFSQVLRAFSVIVTQIEPLSSFAASINRLTVFTDTLEAEKAVSRAGGTAIDVVVDSQLTLEHVTLDTPKHQKTLIRDLSVAVQPGEGLLIVGQSGAGKSSLLRAIAGLWESGTGRLARPELGEMLFLPQRPYMILGSLRSQLLYPNTSSEVDEEKLRRVLASVNLADLPDRLGGFDADLDWSEILSLGEQQRLAFARLLLTEPRYAILDEATSALDLKNEQHLYEQLQATKTTFVSVGHRVSLVKYHQQVLELVGDGSWRLLSAQEYRASATIFG encoded by the coding sequence ATGAATCGATTTGACCGTCAGTTGTGGCAGAGATTTATTGCGATCGCTCAACCTTACTTTTATCCTTTAGAGCCTGGGGGTGGCAGAATCTTTTTAGGATTAGTTGCGCTGTTGTTGATATTTCTCTTCGCTGCGATGTTTGTGCTCGTCAGCGCTGTATGTTTGGGTACTCAAGTCTTATTTCCAGAATTTGTCAATAGTATTGCTGCAGGCTTAGTTACTTTATTGAAAGGAATTATTAATTCGCCCGCAATTGCGATCGTGGCTTTAATGTTAATTCTTCCTTTCAGCGCTTTTGTCTTTTTCAAAGGCAGATTAATCCCGCAGTGGCAATCATGGGCATTATTGGCTTTATTGCTGTTATTGTCCCTATCCGTCAGCGGTCTGAATGTCATAATTAGCTACGTCAGTAACTTTTTTGATACAGCACTGGCAAAGAAAGACCAGCTCAATTATTGGAAGTATCTTTTTGTCTATGCGAGCGTTTTTGTCGTAGGCACTCCCATTGTGGTAATTTACCGCTATACCCAAGATAAATTGGGTCTCTACTGGCGGGAGTGGATGACTAATAAGTTCCTCGATAAGTATTTTCAGAATAGGGCTTATTACGAAATAAATTCCCACAAGGAAATCGACAATCCAGACCAGCGAATTTCCGAAGATGTGCGCTCTTTTACCCGGACAAGTTTGTCATTTATGCTGATCATCTTGGGTTCAATAGTTGATATTATATCTTTTACTGGTATCCTGTGGTCTATCTCAAAAGAACTTTCGATTTTTCTGATTATCTATGCTATTGTGGGCACAACCGCTACTCTAGTTTTTGGTCAAAGATTAGTACCTCTGAATTTCGAGCAACTTAAAAAAGAAGCAAATTTTCGCTACGGACTGGTTCACATTCGCGACAACGCCGAATCTATTGCTTTTTATGGAGGGGAGGAGCAAGAATCATTTCAAATAAAGCAGCGATTTGTGGAAGTATTCCGCAATTTTAATTTGCTAATTGGTTGGCAGCGGAACTTGGATTATTTCACAACTGGATACGGATATGCTGTTGTGATTATTCCGGCTTTGTTTCTGGCTCCAACTTATTTTGCTGATCAAAGTGGTACCATCGAGTTTGGAGATATCAGTCAAGCTGGTTTTGCTTTCAGTCAGGTTTTGCGTGCTTTTTCTGTGATCGTAACTCAGATTGAGCCGCTGAGTTCTTTTGCCGCTAGTATCAATCGTTTGACTGTATTTACAGATACTCTGGAAGCGGAAAAAGCGGTATCTCGTGCCGGAGGAACTGCTATAGATGTAGTAGTAGATTCTCAGTTGACACTGGAACACGTTACTTTAGATACTCCGAAACATCAAAAGACTTTGATTAGGGATTTGTCGGTAGCAGTGCAGCCCGGTGAAGGACTGTTAATTGTCGGGCAAAGCGGTGCTGGGAAGAGTTCTTTGCTGCGGGCAATTGCGGGTTTGTGGGAGTCGGGAACGGGCCGTTTGGCGCGGCCGGAATTGGGGGAAATGCTGTTTTTGCCGCAGCGTCCTTATATGATTTTGGGTAGTTTGCGATCGCAACTTTTGTATCCCAATACCAGCAGCGAGGTTGATGAGGAAAAATTGCGCCGCGTTTTGGCATCAGTAAATTTAGCAGATTTGCCAGACAGATTGGGCGGTTTTGATGCGGATTTAGATTGGAGTGAGATTTTATCGCTGGGAGAACAGCAACGTTTAGCTTTTGCTAGATTGTTATTGACGGAACCGAGATACGCTATTTTGGATGAGGCGACAAGTGCTTTGGATTTGAAGAACGAGCAACATTTATACGAGCAGTTGCAAGCCACTAAAACTACGTTTGTGAGTGTCGGCCACCGAGTGAGTTTAGTGAAATATCACCAGCAGGTTTTGGAACTTGTGGGCGATGGGAGTTGGCGGCTGCTTTCTGCCCAAGAATACCGCGCTAGTGCGACAATTTTTGGCTGA
- a CDS encoding DUF1361 domain-containing protein, with protein MMGLILEALQAMGHNVRWMSWNLFLALVPLGLSFWLFRKPRSRWLLWGTGFLLGATFLSSTRPVFAYLKHIVQDVGKTYVLGAIAITLALMALDIWVLRQRGVRSLRWWVGFFWFIAFLPNAPYVLTDIIHLIRQIKEGHSVWIVTLALIPQYLTFMLAGFGAYVLSVMNLGYYLKQQGWSKFILATEITIHALSAIGIYLGRFIRFNTWDILTNPDALVNTVMNDLIGKRPVLVMAVTFVVIAVLYWVMKQVILGISQRFYSSKMQSDLSGESATASEPIDLRF; from the coding sequence ATGATGGGATTAATCCTGGAAGCCCTGCAAGCAATGGGACACAATGTCCGCTGGATGTCTTGGAATTTGTTTTTGGCTTTAGTACCGCTGGGTCTGAGTTTTTGGCTGTTCCGCAAACCTCGATCGCGCTGGCTGCTGTGGGGTACTGGCTTTCTCCTGGGCGCTACTTTTTTGTCCAGTACGCGCCCTGTTTTTGCCTATCTGAAGCACATAGTGCAAGATGTGGGCAAAACTTACGTTTTGGGGGCGATCGCGATTACGCTGGCACTGATGGCTTTAGACATCTGGGTACTGCGGCAGCGCGGAGTTCGCTCTCTCCGGTGGTGGGTCGGCTTTTTCTGGTTTATAGCATTTTTACCCAATGCGCCCTACGTTTTAACTGATATCATTCACCTGATTCGCCAGATTAAAGAGGGGCACTCGGTGTGGATTGTGACTCTAGCTTTGATCCCGCAGTATCTGACGTTTATGCTAGCCGGGTTTGGGGCTTACGTGCTGTCGGTGATGAATTTGGGTTACTATTTGAAGCAACAGGGTTGGAGTAAATTTATCCTGGCAACGGAGATAACTATACACGCACTTTCGGCGATCGGAATTTATTTAGGGCGATTTATCCGCTTCAACACTTGGGACATTCTTACTAACCCCGATGCCCTGGTTAACACAGTAATGAACGATTTAATTGGCAAGCGTCCGGTTTTAGTAATGGCTGTAACCTTTGTAGTAATTGCTGTTTTGTATTGGGTAATGAAACAAGTAATTTTAGGAATTAGCCAGCGGTTTTACAGCAGCAAAATGCAGTCAGATTTGTCCGGCGAAAGCGCCACTGCTTCTGAGCCCATCGATTTGAGATTTTAG
- a CDS encoding PAS domain S-box protein → MEYFKVKKFQISPYLAAISASIAILVGVGILDRSEQRRFFQYNRASTIDRLSTVRSKLEGSLNSRLFLMRGLGAYLSNNPNITEAEFAATARILVAQQPGIRAITLVKGTTVAYIYPREGNETVIGVDLTALPEQRQMVQEVINTRKTLLAGPVKLLEGDETFISRSPIFLTPSGAEPETGVYWGLTGLIIDKNSLMEEAGLNDSSAKLQYALRGKDGTGASGPVFFGDGSIFQHNPVMLEVTLPNGSWQLAAIPAGGWSANSPFRGWLVFGGGLLAVFSGVAVFSWVYGRAKLRSSEIKYRQLVENANSMIVQLDSEGKITFFNEFAETFFGYSEAEIMGKSAIGTIIPKTDLSESDLAAMIRGCLTQPEKYFQNENENIRSNGERVWIAWTNKALLDAKGNLAGLLCIGTDISDRVLAEAALLESESRYRAIIEDQTELICRFLPSGILTFVNDVYCRYFNKSRSDLEGHTFMPLMPAEDQEIISRSFSSLSLENPVVSCEHRVVLETGETRWQQWTNRAIFDSTGSLIECQGVGRDISDRKQAEIALQASEAELRALFAAMNDVIFEVDLEGRCLKIAPTNPQLLYKPSAELADKKISELFDPEKGEFFLEQIRTALATNQTCTFEYNLEIASVQKWFAATISPMKKNTALWVARDITERKQAESWLTGQKQILEMIAKGASLGDTLNTLVEIIEQQSRDIIGSILLLAPDGKHLLHGAAPNLPDSYNAAIHGRAIGPDVGSCGTAAFTRQQVIVTDIASDPLWENYRDLALSFGLRACLSTPIFSSQGQVLGTFGMYYSQPCYPKFFDLQLIEAANNLAGIAIERNQAEESLQQLNQELENRVQQRTAQLMQTEERWQLALKGNNDGIWDWDLQTGELFVSERFKEITGYEDSDISDYNNKWNTSLHPDDLAISQQLLQEHLERKTPHYITEYRLWCYNSAYKWILSRGQALWDASGKAVRMVGSITDITEPKQAEEALRESEARYQKLSANLPGIIYQFLLCPDGSFCFHYISAACRELFELEPEDVLQNAALVTDLIHPEDRQNYEESGAISAQTLQPWQWQGRIVLPSGKIRWLQIMSRPEAKENGDILWDGIAVDVTDRKQAELALQESQQFIQKVASATPGILYLYDLEEQRNIYTNTSMFALLGYTSDEITAMDSSLIPQLIHPEDLHKIMKHFASFGGIEDGETREIEYRIRAANGQFLWLQSRDTIFSRNSDGQAKVIIGVSQDITTRKQAEEALRQSEAREREKARDLESAILELRSTQTQLIQTEKMSSLGQLVAGIAHEINNPVNFIYANIDYLNQYTKQLLDLVSLYEHEYPEPNSKIVARIQEIDLDFMAEDLRKVVGSMQVGTERIRQIVLSLRNFSRLDESAMKPVNIHVGIESTLLILQHRLKSRDSRPEIEVIKEFGKLPLVECYASQLNQVFMNIIANGIDAIEERYHQLSVPQSETKSGRIAISTGVTPQNTVRVEISDNGTGIPEGIVERIFNPFFTTKAVGKGTGLGMSIAHSIVVEKHKGKIECISSIGCGTTFKIEIPIDKVYKQ, encoded by the coding sequence ATGGAATACTTTAAGGTTAAAAAATTCCAAATTTCACCGTATTTAGCAGCTATTTCGGCATCAATAGCAATTTTGGTCGGAGTTGGCATTTTAGATCGATCGGAACAGCGGCGGTTTTTTCAATACAACCGCGCTAGCACCATCGATCGCCTCAGCACAGTCCGTTCTAAGCTAGAAGGCTCTTTGAATTCCCGCCTGTTTTTGATGCGGGGTTTGGGGGCTTACCTTTCCAACAACCCCAACATCACCGAAGCCGAGTTTGCAGCGACGGCGAGAATTCTGGTGGCACAGCAACCGGGCATTCGCGCCATCACTTTAGTTAAAGGCACGACGGTCGCTTACATTTATCCACGGGAGGGAAATGAAACGGTGATCGGGGTTGACTTGACGGCGCTACCCGAACAGCGGCAAATGGTCCAAGAGGTCATCAACACCAGAAAAACTTTGCTAGCCGGGCCAGTGAAATTATTGGAGGGGGACGAGACGTTCATCAGCCGATCGCCCATTTTTCTCACACCCTCCGGTGCCGAGCCCGAAACAGGAGTTTACTGGGGCTTGACAGGCCTGATCATCGACAAAAATTCCCTGATGGAGGAAGCAGGACTCAACGACTCCTCAGCAAAGCTGCAATACGCTCTGCGGGGCAAAGACGGGACTGGAGCATCCGGCCCAGTGTTTTTCGGTGACGGGTCAATTTTTCAGCACAATCCCGTGATGCTGGAAGTGACTTTGCCCAACGGTTCCTGGCAGTTGGCAGCAATTCCGGCGGGAGGATGGTCTGCGAATTCGCCGTTTCGGGGCTGGCTGGTTTTTGGAGGTGGCTTGCTGGCTGTTTTCAGCGGGGTGGCGGTTTTTAGCTGGGTGTACGGTCGTGCGAAACTGCGTTCCAGCGAAATTAAGTATCGGCAATTAGTTGAGAATGCTAACAGCATGATTGTGCAGTTAGATAGTGAAGGCAAGATTACTTTTTTTAACGAGTTTGCTGAAACTTTTTTCGGGTATTCAGAAGCAGAAATCATGGGCAAAAGTGCGATCGGCACAATTATACCGAAAACAGATTTATCCGAAAGTGACCTGGCGGCAATGATTCGAGGCTGTTTGACACAGCCGGAAAAATACTTCCAAAACGAAAATGAAAACATCCGCAGCAATGGGGAAAGGGTGTGGATAGCGTGGACAAATAAAGCTTTACTAGATGCGAAGGGAAATTTGGCAGGACTGCTTTGTATCGGGACGGATATTAGCGATCGCGTCTTAGCAGAAGCCGCGCTGCTTGAGAGCGAATCTCGCTATCGGGCAATTATTGAAGACCAAACCGAACTGATTTGCCGTTTCTTGCCGAGCGGAATTTTGACTTTTGTCAACGATGTCTACTGCCGCTATTTCAATAAATCGCGATCGGATTTGGAGGGCCATACTTTTATGCCCTTAATGCCGGCCGAAGACCAAGAAATTATCAGCCGCAGTTTCAGTTCTCTAAGCCTAGAAAACCCCGTCGTTAGCTGTGAACACCGCGTCGTTCTCGAAACAGGGGAAACTCGCTGGCAGCAGTGGACGAATCGGGCGATTTTTGACAGTACGGGCAGCTTGATTGAGTGTCAAGGAGTGGGGCGCGACATTAGCGATCGCAAACAAGCTGAAATCGCCCTGCAAGCTTCTGAAGCGGAACTTCGAGCTTTGTTCGCTGCCATGAACGACGTAATTTTCGAGGTCGATCTTGAGGGACGATGCCTGAAAATTGCCCCGACAAATCCCCAATTATTGTACAAGCCATCGGCGGAATTGGCAGATAAAAAAATCAGCGAATTATTCGACCCAGAAAAGGGAGAATTTTTTCTGGAGCAAATTCGCACCGCCCTCGCTACAAATCAAACCTGTACTTTTGAATATAACCTGGAAATTGCCAGCGTACAAAAGTGGTTTGCCGCTACCATTTCGCCCATGAAAAAAAACACGGCTCTGTGGGTAGCCCGCGACATTACGGAGCGCAAGCAAGCTGAAAGTTGGTTGACCGGTCAAAAACAAATTTTAGAAATGATTGCCAAGGGCGCTTCTCTTGGCGATACTTTAAATACCTTAGTTGAAATTATCGAGCAGCAATCTAGAGATATCATCGGTTCGATATTGCTTCTAGCACCAGACGGCAAACATTTGCTACATGGAGCCGCGCCCAATTTGCCCGACAGTTACAATGCTGCTATTCATGGCAGAGCCATCGGCCCGGATGTAGGCTCCTGCGGCACTGCTGCCTTTACCCGCCAACAGGTGATAGTTACAGATATTGCCAGCGATCCTTTGTGGGAAAATTATCGAGATTTAGCCTTGAGTTTTGGACTCAGAGCTTGCTTGTCTACTCCTATTTTCTCCTCGCAGGGTCAAGTTTTGGGAACTTTTGGAATGTATTATTCCCAACCGTGCTACCCCAAATTTTTTGATCTGCAATTAATAGAAGCCGCGAATAATTTAGCAGGAATTGCGATCGAACGCAACCAGGCAGAAGAAAGTCTCCAACAACTCAATCAAGAATTAGAAAATAGAGTCCAACAGAGAACTGCTCAATTGATGCAAACTGAAGAACGCTGGCAGTTAGCGCTCAAAGGCAACAATGACGGCATTTGGGACTGGGACTTGCAAACAGGGGAACTTTTTGTGTCCGAGCGCTTTAAGGAAATCACTGGTTACGAAGATAGTGACATTAGCGATTACAATAACAAATGGAATACGAGTTTACATCCCGATGATTTAGCGATTTCTCAGCAACTTCTTCAAGAACACTTGGAGAGAAAAACGCCGCATTACATCACCGAATACCGCTTGTGGTGTTACAACAGCGCCTACAAATGGATATTGAGTCGGGGACAAGCTTTGTGGGACGCATCTGGAAAAGCAGTCCGCATGGTTGGTTCAATTACTGACATCACGGAACCCAAACAAGCAGAGGAAGCACTGCGGGAAAGCGAGGCAAGATACCAAAAGCTGTCTGCTAATTTGCCGGGAATCATTTATCAATTTTTGTTGTGTCCAGATGGCTCTTTCTGTTTTCATTACATAAGTGCTGCTTGCCGAGAACTTTTTGAGTTAGAACCAGAAGATGTTCTGCAAAATGCGGCTTTGGTAACAGATTTGATTCATCCCGAAGACCGCCAAAATTATGAGGAATCGGGTGCTATTTCTGCCCAGACTTTGCAACCTTGGCAGTGGCAAGGACGGATAGTGCTACCTTCAGGCAAGATTCGCTGGTTGCAGATAATGTCGCGTCCTGAAGCTAAAGAAAATGGCGATATTCTTTGGGACGGCATCGCCGTTGATGTTACCGATCGCAAGCAAGCTGAGTTAGCTTTGCAAGAAAGCCAGCAGTTCATTCAAAAAGTAGCATCGGCTACTCCCGGTATTTTATATCTCTACGACTTGGAAGAACAGCGGAATATCTACACTAATACTTCTATGTTCGCGCTTTTGGGCTATACCAGCGACGAAATTACAGCGATGGATTCGTCACTCATTCCTCAGTTAATACACCCCGAAGATTTGCATAAAATAATGAAACATTTCGCGAGCTTTGGAGGGATTGAAGATGGCGAAACTAGGGAAATTGAGTACCGGATACGGGCAGCAAACGGTCAATTTTTGTGGCTGCAAAGTCGGGATACTATTTTTAGTAGGAATTCGGATGGTCAGGCTAAGGTAATAATTGGAGTTTCCCAGGATATTACGACTCGCAAGCAAGCAGAGGAAGCACTGCGACAAAGCGAGGCGCGAGAAAGAGAAAAAGCTCGAGATTTAGAGTCAGCGATCCTGGAATTGCGCTCTACTCAAACTCAGCTCATTCAAACTGAAAAAATGTCTTCTTTGGGGCAATTAGTTGCCGGGATTGCTCACGAAATTAATAATCCCGTTAACTTCATTTACGCTAATATTGATTATCTCAACCAGTATACAAAACAGTTGCTCGATCTGGTGAGTCTTTACGAACATGAGTATCCCGAACCTAATTCAAAAATTGTCGCTCGCATTCAAGAGATAGATTTGGATTTCATGGCTGAGGATTTAAGAAAAGTTGTGGGTTCGATGCAGGTAGGAACCGAGCGCATCCGGCAAATTGTGTTGTCCCTCAGAAATTTCTCCCGGCTGGATGAATCCGCAATGAAGCCGGTCAATATTCACGTGGGAATTGAAAGCACTTTGTTAATTTTGCAGCACCGCTTGAAGAGTCGGGACAGCCGCCCGGAAATTGAAGTAATTAAGGAGTTTGGAAAACTGCCACTGGTGGAGTGCTATGCGAGCCAACTGAATCAGGTGTTTATGAATATTATTGCTAATGGAATTGATGCTATTGAAGAACGATATCACCAGTTATCGGTTCCACAATCAGAGACAAAGAGTGGACGAATTGCTATTTCCACGGGTGTAACCCCCCAGAACACTGTTAGGGTAGAAATTTCAGACAACGGTACGGGCATTCCCGAGGGGATAGTTGAGCGAATTTTTAACCCGTTTTTTACTACCAAAGCTGTGGGGAAAGGTACGGGGTTGGGAATGTCTATCGCGCACTCGATTGTGGTGGAAAAGCACAAAGGTAAGATTGAGTGCATTTCTTCCATAGGATGCGGAACGACTTTTAAGATTGAGATTCCGATCGACAAAGTGTATAAACAGTAG
- a CDS encoding TldD/PmbA family protein: MQEQLMEAIAPYRDRVDYLEVRLEQSESTAISFRGPQLDAVNRSFSLAGGIRACHKGGWSFVTFNGLAELKNRIEEAVVQSRLVGSEKTLLADVTPIQDYVAVELGRDPRSITLGEKRKLLESYNQLLLDYDPRIQTTMAGYSDRFGITYFVNSQGTCIAQERLDVTGRFGAIARGEGGVVRQGFESIHSRSDYDVLTNIEDRVKSAAVRAVGQLEAKSVKGGQYPVILDPYLSGVFIHEAFGHLSEADGIYENPKMQELLTLGKPVAIEQLNVIDDATVPGLPGTLKYDDEGVPAQCKHLIKNGVLAARMHNRETAGKMGESPTGNARALSATFMPLVRMTNTAIESGEHSFDEMVADIEEGVYAVRMLGGQTNGEMFTFAAAQGFMIRDGKLAEPVSDVTLSGNVFQTLKDIESIGNDSVYAYGGCGKGGQSGLPVSVGGPHLRIKNVVVGGR; the protein is encoded by the coding sequence ATGCAAGAACAGTTGATGGAAGCGATCGCACCTTACCGCGATCGCGTAGATTATCTAGAAGTTCGCCTCGAACAAAGCGAGTCAACTGCGATTAGTTTTCGCGGCCCTCAGTTAGATGCTGTCAACCGCAGTTTTAGTCTCGCCGGCGGCATCCGCGCCTGTCACAAAGGCGGCTGGAGTTTTGTAACTTTTAACGGTTTAGCAGAGTTAAAAAACCGCATTGAAGAAGCTGTAGTGCAGTCTCGTTTGGTTGGCAGCGAAAAAACTCTACTAGCAGATGTCACCCCGATTCAAGATTATGTAGCGGTGGAATTGGGCCGCGACCCGCGCTCTATTACTCTAGGCGAAAAGCGGAAATTGCTCGAATCTTACAATCAGTTGCTGTTAGATTATGACCCGCGAATTCAGACGACAATGGCAGGTTATAGCGACAGATTTGGGATTACTTATTTTGTGAATTCTCAAGGTACTTGCATCGCTCAAGAGCGCTTGGATGTGACCGGGCGTTTCGGAGCGATCGCCCGCGGGGAGGGCGGTGTCGTCCGCCAAGGGTTTGAGTCGATTCACTCGCGATCGGATTACGATGTATTGACAAATATTGAAGATCGTGTTAAAAGTGCTGCCGTTCGAGCTGTGGGCCAACTAGAGGCAAAATCGGTGAAAGGCGGTCAGTATCCGGTGATTTTAGACCCTTATTTGTCGGGGGTATTTATTCACGAAGCTTTCGGTCATTTGTCGGAAGCTGACGGGATTTACGAAAACCCGAAAATGCAGGAATTGCTGACTTTGGGTAAGCCTGTGGCGATCGAACAATTGAATGTAATAGACGACGCAACTGTGCCGGGATTGCCGGGAACTTTGAAATACGACGACGAAGGCGTGCCGGCTCAGTGCAAGCATTTAATTAAAAATGGAGTTTTAGCGGCTCGGATGCACAATCGCGAGACTGCGGGCAAAATGGGCGAAAGTCCGACGGGAAATGCCCGGGCTCTGAGCGCTACTTTTATGCCTTTGGTGCGGATGACTAATACTGCGATCGAGTCTGGGGAACATTCTTTTGACGAAATGGTTGCCGACATTGAGGAAGGAGTGTATGCAGTACGGATGTTGGGAGGACAAACCAACGGCGAAATGTTTACCTTTGCCGCGGCTCAAGGGTTCATGATTCGCGACGGCAAATTGGCCGAACCGGTCAGCGATGTCACTTTAAGTGGCAATGTATTTCAGACGTTAAAGGATATTGAGTCGATAGGAAATGACTCGGTTTATGCCTACGGCGGTTGCGGTAAAGGCGGCCAGAGCGGTCTACCCGTAAGCGTCGGCGGCCCCCATTTGCGGATTAAAAATGTCGTCGTCGGAGGAAGATAA